One stretch of Bosea vaviloviae DNA includes these proteins:
- a CDS encoding CaiB/BaiF CoA transferase family protein yields the protein MSPPPPLTGLRVLELARILAGPWIGQLLADLGADVVKVEAPEGDDTRKWGPPFVEGVGDEHLSAAYFHSANRGKRSITADFRTSEGQALVYRLAAHADVVVENFKVGGLEKYGLDAAAMRAAFPRLIYCSVTGFGQTGPYAPRAGYDFLVQGMGGPMSVTGEPTGAPMKAGYAVADIYTGLYASVGILSALRRRDATGEGATLDMALLDAQVAVLGNQAMNYLVSGNPPPRLGNAHPNIVPYDVFPVADGHIIIATGNDGQWRKLCDVLGGAELASHPDYADNKSRVANRAPLTIALHALTQRYGKADLLAALEAVGVPAGPINSVDEVFADPQIMARGVKVDLPSAAAKGGTIPTVASPIVIDGVRQVAGRPSPGLGEHHDDILNDPAWGGPHHG from the coding sequence ATGTCCCCACCCCCTCCCCTTACCGGCCTGCGCGTCCTCGAACTCGCGCGCATCCTTGCCGGTCCCTGGATCGGCCAGCTTCTGGCCGATCTCGGCGCCGATGTCGTCAAGGTCGAGGCGCCCGAGGGCGACGACACCCGCAAATGGGGCCCGCCCTTCGTCGAAGGCGTCGGTGACGAGCATCTCTCGGCCGCCTATTTCCACTCGGCCAATCGCGGCAAGCGCTCGATCACAGCCGATTTCCGGACCTCGGAGGGCCAGGCGCTGGTGTATCGCCTCGCCGCCCATGCCGATGTCGTGGTCGAGAACTTCAAGGTCGGCGGCCTGGAGAAATACGGGCTCGATGCCGCCGCGATGCGCGCAGCCTTCCCGCGCCTGATCTATTGCTCGGTGACGGGCTTCGGCCAGACCGGTCCTTATGCGCCCCGCGCCGGCTACGACTTCCTCGTGCAAGGCATGGGCGGGCCGATGTCGGTGACCGGCGAACCCACGGGCGCGCCGATGAAGGCGGGCTATGCCGTCGCCGACATCTATACCGGGCTTTACGCCTCGGTCGGCATCCTCTCGGCCCTGCGCCGGCGCGACGCCACTGGCGAGGGCGCGACGCTCGACATGGCTCTGCTCGATGCCCAGGTCGCCGTGCTCGGCAACCAGGCGATGAACTATCTCGTCTCGGGCAATCCACCGCCGCGGCTCGGCAACGCGCACCCCAACATCGTGCCCTATGACGTCTTCCCCGTCGCCGACGGGCACATCATCATCGCCACCGGCAATGACGGGCAGTGGCGCAAGCTCTGCGACGTGCTGGGCGGCGCCGAGCTCGCCAGCCATCCCGACTATGCCGACAACAAATCCCGCGTCGCCAATCGCGCGCCGCTGACGATCGCGCTCCACGCCCTGACCCAGCGCTACGGCAAGGCCGACCTGCTGGCCGCGCTCGAGGCGGTCGGCGTGCCGGCCGGGCCGATCAATTCCGTCGACGAGGTCTTCGCCGACCCGCAGATCATGGCGCGCGGCGTCAAGGTCGACCTGCCCAGCGCCGCCGCCAAGGGCGGGACGATCCCGACCGTCGCCTCGCCGATCGTGATCGACGGCGTCAGGCAGGTGGCGGGACGGCCGAGCCCAGGGCTCGGCGAACATCACGACGACATCCTGAACGACCCGGCCTGGGGAGGGCCGCACCATGGCTAA
- a CDS encoding HdeD family acid-resistance protein, whose product MPDTTNRPATESFGSKLVSLRQKSGWLLAAGVSLVVLGGLGLLMTAALSIASAIWFGAMVLVAGIVLVADAVRHGGWRSRLLHGLIGLLYLAVGIVTFSNPLAATASLTLFVGAALFATGILRILIAFQTRPNPSWSMILVSGLLSLVLGVLIMIQWPASSLWVLGTFLAIELIFQGIATITLARAIQSTFDGVIRKA is encoded by the coding sequence ATGCCCGATACGACCAATCGACCGGCAACAGAGTCCTTCGGTTCGAAGCTGGTTTCGTTGCGACAGAAGTCGGGTTGGCTCCTGGCGGCGGGTGTCTCGCTTGTCGTGCTCGGCGGCCTCGGCCTGCTGATGACGGCGGCGCTCAGCATTGCCAGCGCGATCTGGTTTGGCGCGATGGTGCTCGTGGCGGGCATCGTACTGGTGGCCGACGCGGTCCGCCATGGCGGCTGGCGGAGCCGTCTGCTGCACGGTCTGATCGGCCTGCTTTATCTCGCGGTCGGCATCGTCACCTTCTCGAATCCGCTGGCGGCGACGGCGTCGCTGACGCTGTTCGTCGGCGCCGCGCTCTTTGCGACAGGCATCTTGCGCATCCTGATCGCCTTCCAGACGCGGCCCAATCCCTCCTGGAGCATGATCCTCGTCTCAGGCCTGCTCTCGTTGGTCCTTGGCGTGCTGATCATGATCCAGTGGCCGGCATCCTCCCTCTGGGTGCTCGGCACTTTCCTGGCGATCGAGTTGATCTTCCAGGGGATCGCGACCATCACGCTGGCCCGTGCGATCCAGTCGACCTTCGATGGAGTGATCAGGAAGGCGTAA
- a CDS encoding carbohydrate ABC transporter permease: MAVPVSTPSDAVSGHTRDRALWGAIMLAPYVLVFAVMVVYPVAYGLWIGLNWNSYRALFADPIFLRTVFNTIVFLFIAVNLKFAIAMVLSGFFVAQRAWIRFVLVLFILPWAVPSIPTILSFRVMLNPETGMVNSQLFQWFGIVEGPGWLTDPTLAFACSIMVHIWKSLPFWTLILVTGRLAIAQDLYEAASVDGASKWQQFKFITWPSLATLYVTSTMLSMIWTLGDFNSVYLLTGGGPGDLNHVLATLGIRYMRNNNLDLGIASIIVAMPLILPMVYFMVKRLSKAAE, translated from the coding sequence ATGGCTGTGCCGGTCTCAACGCCGAGCGATGCCGTGTCCGGCCATACACGTGACCGCGCGCTCTGGGGCGCCATCATGCTCGCGCCCTATGTCCTCGTCTTCGCGGTCATGGTCGTCTACCCCGTGGCCTATGGTCTCTGGATCGGCCTCAACTGGAACTCCTACCGCGCACTCTTCGCCGACCCGATCTTCCTGCGGACTGTGTTCAACACCATCGTCTTCCTGTTCATCGCGGTGAACCTGAAATTCGCGATCGCGATGGTGCTGTCTGGCTTCTTCGTGGCGCAGCGGGCTTGGATCCGCTTCGTGCTGGTTCTCTTCATCCTGCCCTGGGCGGTGCCCTCGATCCCGACCATCCTGTCCTTCCGGGTCATGCTCAACCCCGAGACCGGCATGGTGAATTCGCAGCTGTTCCAGTGGTTCGGCATCGTCGAGGGACCGGGCTGGCTCACTGATCCGACGCTGGCCTTCGCCTGCTCGATCATGGTCCATATCTGGAAGTCGCTGCCGTTCTGGACGCTGATCCTCGTCACCGGCCGCCTCGCCATCGCGCAGGACCTTTACGAGGCCGCCAGCGTCGACGGTGCCAGCAAATGGCAGCAATTCAAGTTCATCACCTGGCCGTCGCTGGCGACGCTCTACGTCACCTCGACCATGCTCTCGATGATCTGGACACTAGGCGACTTCAACAGCGTCTACCTGCTCACCGGCGGCGGGCCGGGCGACCTCAACCACGTGCTCGCCACGCTCGGCATCCGCTACATGCGCAACAACAACCTCGATCTCGGCATCGCCTCGATCATCGTCGCCATGCCGCTGATCCTGCCGATGGTCTATTTCATGGTGAAGCGTCTTTCGAAGGCAGCCGAATGA
- a CDS encoding acyl-CoA dehydrogenase: MAEAARSHSTSHKLAEFTWDDAFLLDEQLNEDERLIRDTARSYAQEKLQPRISEAYLDEKTDRSIFNEMGELGLLGVTVPEEYGCAGANYVSYGLVAREVERVDSGYRSMMSVQSSLVMYPIYAYGDENQRKKYLPKLGSGEWVGCFGLTEPDAGSDPGGMKTRAEKVADGYKLTGSKMWISNSPIADVFVVWAKSAAHDNAIRGFILEKGMKGLSAPKIGGKLSLRASITGEVVMDGVIVPEENLLPNVSGLKGPFGCLNRARYGISWGVMGAAEDCFQRARQYGLDRKQFNKPLAQTQLYQKKLADMLTEISLGLQGSLRVGRLLDEGKMAPEMISLVKRNNCGKALDIARQARDMHGGNGISIEYQVMRHAANLETVNTYEGTHDVHALILGRAITGLQAFF; the protein is encoded by the coding sequence ATGGCCGAAGCCGCTCGCAGCCACTCCACCAGCCACAAGCTGGCCGAGTTCACCTGGGACGACGCCTTCCTGCTCGACGAGCAGCTGAACGAAGATGAGCGCCTGATCCGCGACACCGCGCGCAGCTACGCCCAGGAGAAGCTGCAGCCACGCATCTCGGAAGCCTATCTCGACGAGAAGACCGATCGCTCGATCTTCAACGAGATGGGTGAGCTCGGCCTGCTCGGCGTGACGGTGCCCGAGGAATATGGCTGCGCCGGCGCAAACTACGTCTCCTATGGACTCGTCGCCCGCGAGGTCGAGCGCGTCGATTCCGGCTATCGCTCGATGATGTCGGTGCAGTCCTCGCTGGTGATGTATCCGATCTACGCCTATGGCGACGAGAACCAGCGCAAGAAGTACCTGCCCAAGCTCGGCTCGGGCGAATGGGTCGGCTGCTTCGGCCTGACCGAGCCCGATGCCGGCTCCGACCCGGGCGGCATGAAGACCCGCGCCGAGAAGGTCGCTGACGGCTACAAGCTGACCGGCTCGAAGATGTGGATCTCGAATTCGCCGATCGCCGATGTCTTCGTCGTCTGGGCGAAGTCGGCGGCGCATGACAATGCGATCCGCGGCTTCATCCTGGAAAAGGGCATGAAGGGCCTGTCCGCCCCCAAGATCGGCGGCAAGCTCTCACTTCGCGCCTCGATCACCGGCGAGGTCGTCATGGACGGCGTCATCGTGCCGGAAGAAAACCTGCTGCCCAACGTCTCCGGCCTCAAAGGTCCGTTCGGCTGCCTCAACCGCGCCCGCTACGGCATCTCCTGGGGCGTGATGGGCGCCGCCGAGGACTGCTTCCAGCGCGCCCGCCAATACGGGCTCGACCGCAAGCAGTTCAACAAGCCGCTAGCCCAGACGCAGCTCTACCAGAAGAAGCTCGCCGACATGCTGACCGAGATTTCGCTCGGCCTGCAGGGCTCGCTCCGTGTCGGGCGCCTGCTCGACGAGGGCAAGATGGCCCCGGAGATGATCTCGCTGGTGAAGCGCAACAATTGCGGCAAGGCGCTCGACATCGCCCGCCAAGCCCGCGACATGCATGGCGGCAACGGCATCTCGATCGAGTATCAGGTGATGCGCCATGCGGCCAATCTCGAGACGGTGAACACCTATGAGGGCACGCATGATGTGCATGCGCTGATCCTCGGCCGTGCGATCACCGGCCTGCAGGCGTTTTTCTGA
- a CDS encoding thiamine pyrophosphate-binding protein yields MANRTGGQILVDQLLIHGATDAFCVPGESYLAVLDALHDASLKVTICRAEGGACMMAEAAGKLTGKPGICFVTRGPGATNASPGIHIADQDSTPLILFVGQIERGMREREAFQELDYRAVFGTMTKWTTEIDDAARIPEIISRAFHVATAGRPGPVVIALPEDVLTDLADVADAQPYQVTETHPSLLQTIDLQKRLWAAKSPVAILGGSRWSPQAIERFTRFAERFDLPVAVSFRRQMLFPADHPNFAGDLGIGPNPKLLKRIKESDLVLLVGGRLSEMPSQSYTLFGIPEPGRPLVHVHPDAEELGRVYRPSLAINASPTAFCAALETVHPPQEIAWAGAAAEAHEAYLGWTEQPAPVAGAFHPGEAVTWLRRYLPDDAILCNGAGNYATWVHRFHRFTKFATQLAPTCGSMGYGVPAAVGAKRLYPERTVVAFAGDGCFLMNGQDFATAVQYDLPVIVVVIDNGMYGTIRMHQEREYPGRVSATELKNPDFAAYAKAFGGHGERVETTAEFGPAFERAVASGKPAIIHCLLDPEAITPAKSLSTIRAEAFAEQEAERLTPS; encoded by the coding sequence ATGGCTAATCGCACAGGCGGGCAGATCCTCGTCGACCAATTGCTGATCCACGGCGCGACCGACGCCTTCTGCGTACCGGGCGAGAGCTACCTTGCCGTGCTCGACGCGCTGCATGATGCGAGCCTGAAGGTCACCATCTGCCGGGCCGAAGGCGGCGCCTGCATGATGGCCGAGGCCGCCGGCAAGCTGACGGGCAAGCCCGGCATCTGCTTCGTGACGCGCGGCCCAGGCGCCACCAACGCCTCGCCCGGCATCCATATCGCCGACCAGGATTCGACGCCGCTGATCCTCTTCGTCGGCCAGATCGAGCGCGGCATGCGCGAGCGCGAGGCCTTCCAGGAGCTCGACTACCGCGCCGTCTTCGGCACCATGACGAAATGGACGACCGAGATCGACGATGCCGCGCGCATCCCCGAGATCATCAGCCGCGCCTTCCATGTCGCGACCGCCGGCCGGCCCGGCCCGGTGGTGATCGCGCTGCCCGAGGACGTGCTGACCGACCTTGCCGATGTGGCCGATGCGCAGCCCTATCAGGTCACCGAGACGCACCCCTCCCTGCTCCAGACCATCGATCTGCAGAAGCGGCTCTGGGCGGCGAAGTCGCCGGTCGCGATCCTCGGCGGCTCGCGCTGGAGCCCGCAGGCGATCGAACGCTTCACCCGCTTCGCCGAGCGTTTCGACCTGCCGGTCGCAGTCTCCTTCCGCCGGCAGATGCTGTTCCCGGCCGATCATCCGAACTTCGCCGGCGATCTCGGCATCGGCCCCAATCCGAAGCTGCTGAAGCGGATCAAGGAGAGCGATCTCGTCCTGCTCGTCGGCGGGCGGCTCTCGGAGATGCCGAGCCAGTCCTACACGCTGTTTGGCATCCCCGAGCCCGGCCGGCCCTTGGTGCACGTCCATCCCGATGCCGAGGAACTGGGCCGCGTCTACCGGCCATCCCTAGCGATCAACGCCTCGCCGACCGCCTTCTGCGCCGCGCTGGAGACGGTGCATCCGCCGCAGGAGATTGCCTGGGCCGGCGCTGCGGCGGAAGCCCATGAGGCCTATCTCGGCTGGACCGAGCAGCCCGCGCCGGTGGCCGGCGCCTTCCACCCCGGCGAGGCCGTGACCTGGCTGCGGCGCTACCTGCCCGACGACGCGATCCTGTGCAACGGCGCCGGCAACTACGCCACCTGGGTGCATCGCTTCCATCGCTTCACCAAATTCGCGACGCAGCTCGCGCCGACCTGCGGTTCGATGGGCTATGGCGTGCCCGCCGCGGTCGGTGCCAAGCGGCTTTATCCGGAGCGCACCGTCGTCGCCTTCGCCGGCGATGGCTGCTTCCTGATGAACGGGCAGGATTTCGCGACGGCGGTTCAGTACGATCTACCTGTCATCGTCGTGGTGATCGACAACGGCATGTACGGCACCATCCGCATGCATCAGGAGCGCGAATATCCCGGCCGCGTCTCGGCCACCGAGCTGAAGAACCCGGATTTCGCGGCCTATGCCAAGGCCTTCGGCGGCCATGGCGAGCGTGTCGAGACCACCGCCGAATTCGGCCCCGCCTTCGAGCGGGCGGTCGCGAGCGGCAAGCCGGCGATCATCCACTGCCTGCTCGATCCGGAAGCGATCACGCCGGCGAAGTCGCTCTCGACGATCCGGGCCGAGGCTTTTGCCGAACAGGAGGCTGAACGCCTTACGCCTTCCTGA
- a CDS encoding ABC transporter substrate-binding protein, which yields MRANILIVLAAAGALASTTALAAEGKLVLYTSQPNTDAQQTIDAFKALYPKVEVSFVRDGTPRVMAKLRAEIEAGSPQADVLLIADSVTMEGLKQEGRLLAHDAADVSAYPAGIHDPQKMWFSTKLITTGIVYNSKAALKPTSWADLTKPEVKNLLAMPSPLNSGAALIHTMTLAGNLPGGWRYYEQLRDNGALAAGGNGDILRQVATGEKLYGMIVDFMPIREKAKGAPVEFVFPSEGVSAVGEPVAILKSTKNPEAAKAFVGFLISREGQALALRQGYVAAHPDVALPAGYPTRDAIKLMPFDAAQALAGEAAARKRFSAIFE from the coding sequence ATGCGCGCCAACATCTTGATCGTATTGGCAGCCGCGGGCGCGCTCGCCTCCACAACGGCGCTGGCCGCGGAGGGCAAGCTCGTCCTCTACACCAGCCAGCCCAACACCGACGCGCAGCAGACGATCGATGCCTTCAAGGCGCTCTATCCTAAAGTCGAAGTGAGCTTCGTGCGTGACGGCACGCCGCGCGTGATGGCGAAGCTGCGCGCCGAGATCGAGGCTGGCAGCCCGCAGGCGGACGTCCTGCTGATCGCCGATTCGGTGACGATGGAAGGCCTGAAGCAGGAGGGTCGGCTGCTCGCGCATGATGCAGCCGATGTCTCCGCCTATCCGGCCGGCATCCACGACCCGCAGAAGATGTGGTTCTCGACCAAGCTGATCACCACCGGCATCGTCTACAACAGCAAGGCTGCGCTGAAGCCGACGAGCTGGGCTGATCTGACGAAGCCCGAGGTCAAGAACCTGCTTGCCATGCCGAGCCCGTTGAATTCGGGCGCCGCCCTGATCCACACCATGACGCTGGCCGGCAACCTGCCTGGCGGCTGGCGCTATTACGAGCAGCTGAGGGACAATGGCGCGCTCGCGGCCGGCGGCAATGGCGACATCCTGCGCCAGGTCGCCACCGGCGAGAAGCTCTACGGCATGATCGTCGATTTCATGCCGATCCGCGAGAAGGCCAAGGGCGCGCCGGTCGAGTTCGTCTTTCCCAGCGAAGGCGTCTCCGCCGTCGGCGAGCCGGTCGCGATCCTGAAATCGACGAAGAACCCGGAAGCTGCGAAGGCCTTCGTCGGTTTCCTGATCTCCCGGGAAGGCCAGGCGCTGGCGCTGCGCCAGGGCTATGTCGCGGCCCACCCCGATGTCGCGCTGCCGGCCGGCTATCCGACGCGGGACGCGATCAAATTGATGCCGTTCGACGCCGCCCAGGCGCTTGCCGGCGAGGCCGCGGCGCGCAAGCGTTTCAGCGCGATCTTCGAGTGA
- the tal gene encoding transaldolase, translating to MTASKLDQLREMTTVVADTGDIEAVRRLKPVDCTTNPTLILKAVETPAYAHLVDEAISWGKKADGGEKAVHAVCDRLAVTFGAELTKIVPGRVSTEVDADLSFDTQATIDKARAIIAAYQQRDIERDRILIKIASTWEGIQAAKVLQAEGIDCNLTLLFALPQAVACADAKAFLISPFVGRILDWHVKAGGGPYTAETDPGVVSVKAIYAYYKAFGIKTVVMGASFRNTGEIEALAGCDRLTIGPGLLDELAGATGDLPRKLSPASSPQVASPGGSRIVLDEKAFRFAMNEDAMGTEKLAEGIRGFVKDLRGLRKLVAARLG from the coding sequence ATGACCGCTTCCAAGCTCGACCAGCTCCGCGAGATGACGACCGTCGTCGCCGACACCGGCGATATCGAGGCGGTCCGCCGGCTGAAGCCGGTCGATTGCACCACCAACCCGACGTTGATCCTGAAGGCGGTGGAAACCCCGGCCTATGCCCATCTCGTCGACGAGGCGATCAGCTGGGGCAAGAAGGCGGACGGCGGCGAGAAGGCCGTGCATGCGGTCTGCGATCGGCTCGCCGTGACCTTCGGGGCGGAATTGACCAAGATCGTACCCGGCCGGGTCTCGACCGAGGTCGACGCCGATCTCTCCTTCGACACGCAGGCAACGATCGACAAGGCGCGCGCCATCATCGCCGCCTATCAGCAGCGCGACATCGAGCGCGACCGCATCCTGATCAAGATCGCCTCGACCTGGGAAGGCATTCAGGCCGCCAAGGTGTTGCAGGCCGAGGGCATCGACTGCAATCTGACGTTGCTCTTCGCCTTGCCTCAGGCGGTTGCCTGCGCGGACGCCAAGGCCTTCCTGATCTCGCCTTTCGTCGGCCGCATCCTCGACTGGCACGTCAAGGCCGGCGGCGGCCCCTACACGGCCGAGACCGACCCCGGCGTCGTCTCGGTGAAGGCCATCTACGCCTATTACAAGGCGTTCGGGATCAAGACGGTGGTGATGGGCGCCTCTTTCCGCAACACCGGCGAGATCGAGGCGCTGGCCGGCTGCGACCGGCTGACGATCGGGCCCGGCCTGCTCGACGAATTGGCCGGGGCGACCGGCGATCTGCCGCGCAAGCTGTCTCCGGCCTCCTCGCCGCAGGTAGCCTCTCCCGGCGGAAGCAGGATCGTCCTCGACGAGAAGGCCTTCCGCTTCGCCATGAACGAGGACGCCATGGGCACGGAGAAGCTGGCCGAGGGCATCCGCGGCTTCGTCAAGGATCTGCGCGGATTGCGCAAGCTGGTGGCGGCCAGGCTGGGCTGA
- a CDS encoding ABC transporter substrate-binding protein has translation MKSVRCLVTGAAFAAIAAGWSGAAVAQETITVWFTKGFYKGEDDALLAVVDKFQKATGVKVDLSLYSTEDCVTKSVGAVEAGTPPDVGFCTTYDFRTTGKWAFEGKLEDVSDVIEPLKTDIMPDALVGTLLMNDKTKKKAYYAFPVQQQMMHITYWKDMLEEAGFKESDIPKGWNGYWDFWCDKVQAGLRAKGKRIYAVGHPMGVAASDTFYSFLTFANAYGAQVVDENGKIILDQPANKAAMIEAVKSYANILQRGCTPPSSVNWLDPDNNVAFHNKTIAMTHNATISIASKHLDDMNNPALTQEQRDQAKKNYFDNIRTTQFPDKPDGKPLPNLAAVKTAVVFADGKNKKRGKEFMAFMMKDENLRPFVEGSLGRWLPTTKSGLASPFWTDGKDPHRALVYKQFSAGTIPFQFVYNYKFTAVNAENVWAKAVNRVVQDKVAPELAVDEMIARIKQIAG, from the coding sequence ATGAAATCGGTTCGTTGTCTCGTCACCGGCGCGGCCTTTGCGGCGATTGCCGCGGGTTGGTCCGGCGCGGCGGTCGCGCAAGAGACCATCACGGTCTGGTTCACCAAGGGGTTCTACAAGGGCGAGGATGACGCGCTGCTGGCCGTCGTCGACAAGTTCCAGAAGGCGACCGGCGTCAAGGTCGATCTTTCGCTTTATTCCACTGAGGATTGCGTGACGAAATCGGTCGGCGCGGTCGAGGCCGGTACGCCGCCGGATGTTGGCTTCTGCACGACCTATGATTTCCGGACGACCGGCAAATGGGCTTTCGAGGGCAAGCTCGAGGATGTCAGCGACGTCATCGAGCCGCTGAAGACCGACATCATGCCCGACGCGCTCGTCGGCACCCTCCTGATGAACGACAAGACCAAGAAGAAGGCCTATTACGCCTTCCCGGTCCAGCAGCAGATGATGCACATCACCTACTGGAAGGACATGCTGGAAGAGGCCGGCTTCAAGGAAAGCGACATTCCCAAGGGCTGGAACGGCTACTGGGATTTCTGGTGTGACAAGGTCCAGGCCGGGCTGCGCGCCAAGGGCAAGCGCATCTACGCCGTCGGCCATCCGATGGGCGTCGCAGCGTCCGACACCTTCTACTCGTTCCTGACCTTCGCCAACGCCTATGGCGCGCAGGTGGTCGACGAGAACGGCAAGATCATTCTCGACCAGCCGGCAAACAAGGCGGCGATGATCGAGGCGGTGAAGTCCTACGCCAACATCCTGCAGCGCGGCTGCACGCCGCCCTCGTCCGTGAACTGGCTCGACCCGGACAACAACGTCGCCTTCCACAACAAGACGATCGCGATGACCCACAACGCGACGATCTCGATCGCGTCGAAGCACCTGGACGACATGAACAATCCGGCTCTGACCCAGGAGCAGCGCGACCAGGCCAAGAAGAACTACTTCGACAATATCCGCACCACCCAGTTCCCCGACAAGCCCGATGGCAAGCCGCTGCCGAACCTCGCCGCCGTCAAGACCGCTGTGGTCTTCGCCGATGGCAAGAACAAGAAGCGCGGCAAGGAGTTCATGGCCTTCATGATGAAGGATGAGAACCTGCGTCCCTTCGTCGAAGGTTCGCTCGGCCGCTGGCTGCCGACGACCAAGTCGGGTCTCGCCAGCCCGTTCTGGACCGACGGCAAGGATCCGCACCGCGCGCTGGTTTACAAGCAGTTCAGCGCCGGCACGATTCCCTTCCAGTTCGTCTATAACTACAAGTTCACGGCTGTGAACGCCGAGAACGTCTGGGCGAAGGCGGTCAACCGTGTCGTCCAGGACAAGGTTGCTCCGGAACTGGCGGTCGATGAGATGATCGCACGTATCAAGCAGATCGCCGGCTGA
- a CDS encoding carbohydrate ABC transporter permease yields MKKVLDEGKLILIAIPVLLWTLLPIYHLFVLSISSQESMLAGKLWPDAPTLQNFTIVFKQQHYYLTNFWLQMFNSFFIAVATGMITLFVATFAAFAIARLKVKGGRTIMNLALATYLIPAAFLAIPMYKAMGSYGLLNTQTALILAMVALASPYAIWVLKQASDKLPKELDEAAIMDGATSLQLFRLVYLPLMKPSMVVIGIYALLLAWNEYLYAFLLLSNEKAVPLAVGLGLFLSADDAPWNLLMAAGLLYAIPPAVIYYGFRKNMVGGLTSGAVKS; encoded by the coding sequence ATGAAAAAGGTTCTCGACGAGGGCAAACTCATCCTGATCGCCATTCCCGTCCTGCTCTGGACGTTGCTGCCGATCTACCATCTCTTCGTGCTGTCGATCTCCAGCCAGGAATCGATGCTGGCCGGCAAGCTCTGGCCTGACGCGCCGACGCTGCAGAATTTCACCATCGTCTTCAAGCAGCAGCACTACTACCTGACGAATTTCTGGCTGCAGATGTTCAACAGCTTCTTCATTGCGGTCGCGACCGGGATGATCACGCTGTTCGTCGCGACCTTCGCCGCCTTCGCCATTGCACGGCTCAAGGTCAAGGGCGGTCGCACAATCATGAACCTCGCGCTGGCAACCTATCTGATCCCGGCCGCCTTCCTCGCCATCCCGATGTACAAGGCGATGGGCTCCTACGGGCTGCTCAACACGCAGACCGCGCTGATCCTGGCGATGGTCGCGCTGGCCTCGCCCTATGCCATCTGGGTGCTGAAGCAGGCCTCCGACAAACTGCCCAAGGAACTCGACGAGGCCGCGATCATGGACGGCGCCACCTCGCTGCAGCTCTTCCGGCTGGTCTATCTGCCCTTGATGAAGCCCTCGATGGTGGTCATCGGCATCTACGCGCTGCTGCTCGCCTGGAACGAATATCTCTACGCCTTCCTGCTGCTATCCAACGAGAAGGCGGTTCCGCTCGCCGTGGGGCTGGGGCTGTTCCTCTCGGCCGACGACGCGCCCTGGAACCTGCTGATGGCGGCGGGCCTGCTCTACGCCATCCCGCCGGCGGTGATCTATTACGGCTTCCGCAAGAACATGGTCGGCGGCCTGACCTCGGGCGCCGTCAAGAGCTGA